Sequence from the Gammaproteobacteria bacterium genome:
GTTGAGATAAGCGCGTTCGGAGACGTCGTGCCAGCGCATGACCTTTTCCCAGAAGGTCAGATAAGACTCGGCGATACGGGCGGCCTGCGGCGATTTGCGCGCCTCTTCCTCGACGACATCCTTAGAGAGCTTGCGCAATTGCTCGATCACGTCGTCGGGAAACCGCCGCAAGTCCACCTTGTGCTCGTTCAACAGGGTGTCCAGGGCATCGTTGTTGCGTGCGGTGTACTCGGCGAGCATGTCCTGATTCGCCACCCGCGCCGCGTTCAGCACGATACTGCGCAGATCAGGGGGCAGCGCCTCAAAGGCCTCCGCATTGATGAAACACTCCAGGGTGGTCCCGGGTTCGTGCCAGCCGGGGTAGTAATAATACCTGGCGGCCTTGTAGAACCCGTAGGCGAGGTCGTTGTAGGGTCCGACCCACTCGGTAGCGTCGATGGCGCCAGTCTGCAGGGAGGTGAACAGCTCCCCGCCCGGCAGATTGACGGGTATCCCGCCGGCACGCTTCAGCACCTCACCGCCCATGCCGGGAATCCTCATCTTCAGGCCCTTGAGATCCTCAACGGAGTTGATCTCCCGATTGAACCAGCCCCCCATCTGAACGCCCGTATTGCCCGCCGCCGTCGGAATGAGACCGAACGGGGCATACGCCTCCCGCCACAGCTCCATTCCACCGCCATGGTACAGCCAAGCGTTCATCTCCATGCCGGTCAGACCAAAGGGCACCGTGGAGAAGAACTGCAACGCTTCGTTCTTGCCCTTCCAGTAATAGGCCGAGCCGTGACCCAGTTCGGCCACGCCGCGGGAGACGGCGTCGAAGATCTCGAACGGCGGAACCAGCTCGTTCGCTCCATAGACCTTGACCCGGATCCGTCCGCCGGACATCTCCTCGATCAACTGCGCCAGGAACTCCGCCCCCGTCCCCAGCCCCGGAAAACCCTTTTCCCAGGTTGTCACCATCTTCCAATCGAGGGATTCGACCTTGCCGCCGCCCGGTTGCGGAGCCTGGGAGGTCTGCGGTGAGCACCCTGCCAGCACGCCAC
This genomic interval carries:
- the dctP gene encoding TRAP transporter substrate-binding protein DctP, translated to MRRRAFLKSAAFGTAAAGGVLAGCSPQTSQAPQPGGGKVESLDWKMVTTWEKGFPGLGTGAEFLAQLIEEMSGGRIRVKVYGANELVPPFEIFDAVSRGVAELGHGSAYYWKGKNEALQFFSTVPFGLTGMEMNAWLYHGGGMELWREAYAPFGLIPTAAGNTGVQMGGWFNREINSVEDLKGLKMRIPGMGGEVLKRAGGIPVNLPGGELFTSLQTGAIDATEWVGPYNDLAYGFYKAARYYYYPGWHEPGTTLECFINAEAFEALPPDLRSIVLNAARVANQDMLAEYTARNNDALDTLLNEHKVDLRRFPDDVIEQLRKLSKDVVEEEARKSPQAARIAESYLTFWEKVMRWHDVSERAYLNARAADG